One window of Bactrocera tryoni isolate S06 chromosome 2, CSIRO_BtryS06_freeze2, whole genome shotgun sequence genomic DNA carries:
- the LOC120768035 gene encoding myosin-VIIa has product MVIVTRGDYIWIEPASGREFDVAIGARVISAEGRRIQVRDDDGNEIWLSPERRIKAMHASSVQGVEDMISLGDLHEAGILRNLLIRYKENLIYTYTGSILVAVNPYQILPIYTADQIKLYKERKIGELPPHIFAIGDNAYAHMKRYRQDQCIVISGESGAGKTESTKLILQYLAAISGKHSWIEQQILEANPILEAFGNAKTVRNDNSSRFGKYIDIHFSSSGVIEGAKIEQYLLEKSRIVSQNHSERNYHVFYCILAGLSAEEKRRLDLGNAADYKYLTGGDCITCEGRDDAAEFSDIRSAMKVLLFSDQEIWEIIKLLAALLHCGNIRYKATVVDNLDATEIPEHINVERVAALLGLPMQPLIDALTRRTLFAHGETVVSTLSREQSVDVRDAFVKGIYGRMFVHIVRKINSAIFKPRGTSRNAIGVLDIFGFENFDQNSFEQFCINYANENLQQFFVQHIFKLEQEEYNHEAINWQHIEFVDNQDALDLIAIKQLNIMALIDEEARFPKGTDHTMLAKLHKTHGAHKNYLKPKSDINTSFGLNHFAGVVFYDTSGFLDKNRDTFSPDLLHLVSQSSNKFLRQIFNQDIEMGAETRKRTPTLSTQFRKSLDALMKTLSTCQPFFIRCIKPNELKKPMLFDRGLCCRQLRYSGMMETIRIRRAGYPIRHGFRDFVERYRFLIPGVPPAHRTECRAATARICATVLGKSDYQLGNTKVFLKDAHDLFLEQERDRVLTRKILILQRTIRGWVYRRRYLRMREAVITVQRFWKGYAQRQRYRQMRVGYMRLQALIRSRVLSHRFRHLRGHIVGLQAHARGYLVRREYGHKMWAIIKIQSHVRRMIAMRKYQKLREEYKQFAEVLHLRKLEEQELMHKGNKHAREIAEQHYRDRLHELERREMEKEIEERRRVEVKKNIINDAARKQDEPVDDSKLVEAMFDFLPDSSSEAPTPHGGRETSVFNDLPHNNSMNHEDIIGPLHVSEDEEDLSEFKFQKFAATYFQGNVTHQYSKKALKHPLLPLHTQGDQLAAQALWITILRFTGDMPEPKYHTMDRMDTTSVMSKVTATLGRNFIRSKEFQEAQLMGLDPEAFLKQKPRSIRHKLVSLTLKRKNKLGEDVRRRLQDEEYTADSYQSWLQSRPTSNLEKLHFIIGHGILRAELRDEIYCQICKQLTNNPLKSSHARGWILLSLCVGCFAPSEKFVNYLRAFIREGPPGYAPYCEERLKRTFNNGTRNQPPSWLELQATKSKKPIMLPITFMDGNTKTLLADSATTARELCNQLSDKITLKDQFGFSLYIALFDKVSSLGSGGDHVMDAISQCEQYAKEQGAQERNAPWRLFFRKEIFAPWHDPTHDQVATNLIYQQVVRGVKFGEYRCDKEDDLAMIAAQQYFIEYGTDMSMERLFTLLPNFIPDFCLTGVEKAIERWAALVLQAYKKSYYVRDKVAALKIKEDIVSYAKLKWPLLFSRFYEAYRNSGPNLPKNDVIIAVNWTGVYVVDDQEQVLLELSFPEITAVSSQKTNKVFTQTFSLSTVRGEEFTFQSPNAEDIRDLVVYFLDGLKKRSRYVIAIQDYRAPSDGSSFLSFLKGDLIILEDESCGESVLNNGWCIGRCERTQERGDFPAETVYVLPTLTKPPQDILALFNIEEAHHGRRLSMVSNGAPEPRDRPHTLMEYALDHFRLPPKRTMSKTLTLSSKRADEIWRYSRDPIKAPLLRKLQSKEELAEEACFAFAAILKYMGDLPSKRPRMGNEITDHIFDGPLKHEILRDEIYCQIMKQLTDNRNRVSEERGWELMWLATGLFACSQGLLKELMMFLRTRRHPISQDSMHRLQKTIRNGQRKYPPHQVEVEAIQHKTTQIFHKVYFPDDTDEAFEVDSSTRAKDFCHNISQRLSLRTSEGFSLFVKIADKVISVPEGDFFFDFVRHLTDWIKKARPIRDGSNPQFTYQVFFMKKLWTNTVPGKDRNADLIFHYHQELPKLLRGYHKCSREEAAKLAALVYRVRYGENKQELQAIPQMLRELIPSDIMKMQSTSEWKRAIVASYNQDGGMSSEDAKVAFLKIVYRWPTFGSAFFEVKQTTEPNYPEMLLIAINKHGVSLIHPVTKDILITHPFTRISNWSSGNTYFHMTIGNLVRGSKLLCETSLGYKMDDLLTSYISLMLTNMNKNRTIRAN; this is encoded by the exons GGTGACTACATCTGGATAGAACCCGCATCGGGTAGAGAATTCGATGTAGCCATTGGCGCTCGTGTCATATCGGCCGAAGGTAGACGCATACAAGTACGCGACGATGATGGCAATGAAATATGGCTATCGCCCGAACGGCGTATCAAAGCGATGCATGCCTCCTCGGTGCAGGGTGTGGAGGATATGATATCGTTGGGTGATCTGCACGAGGCGGGCATTCTCAGAAATCTACTCATACGCTACAAAGAGAATTTGATCTAT ACTTACACTGGCTCCATTTTGGTCGCTGTTAATCCCTATCAAATACTACCCATCTACACTGCCGATCAAATCAAATTGTATAAGGAGCGTAAAATCGGTGAATTGCCACCGCATATATTTGCCATCGGTGACAATGCGTATGCGCATATGAAACGTTATCGTCAGGATCAGTGCATAGTCATATCGGGCGAATCGGGCGCTGGCAAGACGGAAAGTACAAAATTGATATTACAATACTTGGCGGCAATTAGTGGCAAACACTCGTGGATCGAACAGCAAATACTCGAAGCGAATCCGATACTCGAAGCATTCGGCAATGCGAAAACCGTGCGCAATGACAATTCATCACG CTTTGGCAAATATATCGACATACACTTTAGCTCGAGTGGTGTCATCGAAGGCGCCAAAATCGAACAATATCTCTTGGAGAAATCTCGAATAGTTTCGCAAAATCATAGCGAACGTAATTATCATGTGTTCTACTGTATATTAGCGGGTCTATCGGCGGAGGAGAAACGGCGTTTGGATCTGGGCAATGCTGCCGATTATAA ATATCTCACCGGCGGCGATTGTATTACCTGCGAAGGGCGCGACGATGCTGCTGAATTCTCAGATATACGCTCCGCCATGAAGGTGTTGCTCTTCTCCGATCAGGAAATCTGGGAAATTATCAAATTACTCGCAGCGCTGCTGCACTGTGGCAATATCAGGTATAAAGCGACTGTTGTTGATAATCTGGACGCGACCGAGATACCCGAACACATTAATGTGGAACGCGTTGCTGCCTTACTCGGTCTGCCAATGCAGCCGCTAATCGATGCATTAACGCGGCGCACGCTTTTCGCACACGGCGAGACGGTAGTGTCAACGCTGTCACGTGAACAATCCGTGGATGTGCGTGACGCCTTCGTGAAGGGCATCTATGGACGAATGTTTGTGCATATTGTGCGCAAAATCAACTCGGCGATCTTCAAGCCGCGCGGCACATCACGTAATGCTATTGGTGTCTTGGATATTTTCggtttcgaaaatttcgatcaaaatagttttgaacaattttgcATAAACTATGCGAATGAGAATTTGCAACAATTCTTTGTGCAGCATATTTTCAAACTCGAACAGGAGGAGTACAATCACGAGGCTATCAATTGGCAGCACATTGAGTTTGTGGACAATCAGGATGCGCTCGATTTGATAGCCATCAAGCAGTTGAATATTATGGCATTGATCGATGAGGAGGCGCGCTTTCCAAAGGGCACGGATCACACGATGTTAGCGAAGCTGCACAAAACGCATGGCGCACATAAGAATTACTTGAAGCCGAAGTCGGATATTAATACCAGTTTCGGCTTGAATCATTTTGCCGGCGTTGTGTTCTATGATACTAGCGGTTTTCTCGATAAGAATCGCGATACATTTAGTcccgatttattgcatttggtCAGCCAGAGTTCGAATAAGTTTTTGCGTCAGATCTTCAATCAGGATATTGAAATGGGCGCTGAGACGCGCAAACGCACACCCACACTCTCGACACAGTTCCGCAAAAGTTTGGACGCGCTAATGAAAACATTGAGCACGTGTCAGCCTTTCTTCATACGTTGCATCAAACCGAATGAACTGAAAAAGCCTATGCTTTTCGATCGCGGCTTGTGTTGTCGACAGCTGCGTTACTCCGGCATGATGGAGACGATACGTATACGTCGCGCTGGCTACCCCATACGCCATGGCTTTCGCGATTTCGTTGAGCGTTATCGCTTTCTAATACCCGGCGTGCCGCCAGCGCATCGCACAGAGTGCCGCGCGGCCACCGCGCGCATATGCGCCACTGTGTTGGGTAAATCGGACTACCAGCTAGGCAACACAAAGGTGTTTTTGAAAGATGCACACGATCTTTTCCTCGAACAGGAGCGCGATCGCGTTCTCACGCGCAAGATACTTATACTACAACGCACCATACGCGGTTGGGTGTATCGACGTCGTTATTTGCGTATGCGCGAAGCTGTCATCACGGTACAACGCTTCTGGAAGGGCTACGCGCAGCGTCAACGCTACCGTCAAATGCGTGTGGGCTATATGCGCCTGCAGGCGCTCATACGTTCACGTGTGCTCTCACATCGTTTCCGGCATTTACGCGGTCACATTGTGGGCCTGCAAGCGCATGCCCGTGGCTATTTGGTGCGCCGCGAGTATGGGCACAAAATGTGGGCGATCATTAAGATACAATCGCATGTGCGTCGCATGATTGCTATGCGTAAATATCAGAAGCTGCGCGAGGAGTATAAGCAATTTGCTGAGGTGTTACACTTGCGTAAACTGGAAGAACAGGAGCTGATGCACAAGGGTAATAAGCATGCGCGTGAGATTGCGGAGCAGCACTATCGCGATCGTTTGCATGAGCTGGAACGTCGCGAAATGGAGAAAGAGATTGAAGAACGCCGACGTGTGGAGGTGAAGAAGAACATCATTAATGATGCGGCGCGCAAGCAAGATGAACCGGTGGACGATAGCAAGTTGGTGGAGGCGATGTTTGACTTTTTGCCCGACTCTAGCAGTGAAGCGCCCACACCACATGGCGGCCGTGAAACGTCGGTGTTCAACGATCTGCCGCACAACAACTCCATGAACCATGAG GACATAATTGGGCCGCTGCATGTCTCAGAGGATGAAGAAGATCTTTCTGAGTTCAAGTTCCAGAAATTCGCTGCTACCTACTTCCAAGGCAACGTCACACACCAGTACTCGAAGAAGGCGCTGAAGCATCCTTTACTGCCACTGCATACACAAGGCGATCAGTTGGCGGCACAAGCGCTCTGGATAACCATATTGCGTTTCACAGGCGACATGCCTGAACCAAAATATCACACCATGGACCGCATGGACACCACTTCCGTTATGTCGAAGGTTACAGCCACGTTGGGACGCAACTTCATTAGGAGCAAA GAATTCCAGGAAGCACAGCTCATGGGTCTCGACCCGGAAGCGTTCCTTAAACAGAAGCCGCGCTCAATACGCCACAAACTCGTTTCGCTAACGCTGAAGCGTAAAAATAAGCTCGGCGAAGATGTACGTCGCCGCCTACAAGACGAGGAGTACACCGCGGACAGCTACCAATCTTGGCTGCAATCGCGCCCCACCTCGAACTTGGAGAAATTGCATTTCATTATCGGCCATGGCATATTGCGCGCCGAGCTGCGCGATGAAATCTACTGTCAAATATGCAAGCAATTAACCAATAATCCGCTCAAATCCTCGCATGCGCGCGGCTGGATACTGCTCTCTCTCTGTGTCGGCTGCTTTGCGCCATCAGAGAAGTTCGTCAACTATTTGCGCGCCTTCATACGTGAAGGTCCGCCCGGTTATGCACCATACTGTGAAGAGCGGTTAAAGCGCACATTTAATAACGGCACGCGCAATCAACCGCCTTCTTGGTTGGAGTTGCAGGCCACAAAGTCGAAGAAGCCTATCATGCTACCCATTACTTTCATGGATGGTAATACGAAAACGCTGCTAGCCGACTCCGCTACCACAGCGCGTGAGCTATGCAATCAGCTCTCTGATAAGATCACGCTGAAAGATCAATTTGGCTTCTCGCTCTACATTGCGCTCTTCGATAAAGTCTCATCGTTGGGTAGCGGCGGCGATCATGTCATGGACGCCATATCGCAGTGCGAACAATACGCGAAGGAGCAGGGCGCACAAGAGCGCAATGCGCCATGGCGTCTCTTCTTCCGCAAGGAAATCTTTGCGCCCTGGCATGATCCTACACACGATCAAGTCGCAACGAACCTTATTTATCAGCAAGTGGTGCGCGGCGTTAAGTTCGGCGAGTATCGCTGTGACAAGGAGGATGATTTGGCAATGATTGCTGCGCAGCAGTACTTCATCGAATATGGCACGGATATGTCCATGGAGCGTCTATTCACGCTGTTGCCCAACTTTATACCCGACTTCTGTTTGACCGGCGTAGAGAAGGCTATTGAGCGCTGGGCTGCATTGGTACTGCAAGCttataaaaagtcttactacgTGCGAGATAAAGTCGCGGCCTTAAAGATCAAAGAGGACATTGTTAGTTATGCGAAGCTAAAGTGGCCACTGCTCTTCTCGCGCTTCTACGAAGCTTATCGCAACTCAGGTCCGAATTTGCCGAAAAACGATGTCATAATAGCAGTAAATTGGACGGGTGTGTACGTAGTGGATGATCAGGAGCAGGTGCTGTTGGAGCTGAGCTTCCCGGAAATCACCGCCGTCTCCAGTCAAAAGACAAATAAAGTGTTCACGCAAACATTCAGTTTGTCCACCGTGCGCGGTGAGGAGTTCACCTTCCAGAGCCCGAACGCGGAGGACATAAGAGATTTGGTCGTGTACTTCCTGGATGGGCTGAAGAAACG TTCGCGCTATGTGATCGCCATACAGGATTATCGCGCGCCTTCAGACGGTTCGAGCTTCCTCTCCTTCCTCAAAGGGGATCTCATCATACTCGAGGACGAGTCTTGCGGTGAGTCGGTACTAAACAATGGCTGGTGCATTGGACGTTGCGAACGCACACAAGAACGTGGCGATTTCCCTGCGGAGACTGTTTATGTGCTGCCCACGCTCACAAAGCCGCCACAGGACATCTTGGCATTGTTCAACATCGAAGAGGCACATCATGGACGCCGCCTAAGTATGGTTTCGAATGGCGCGCCCGAGCCGCGTGATCGTCCGCACACGTTAATGGAATATGCGCTGGATCATTTCCGTTTGCCGCCGAAGCGCACAATGTCCAAGACATTGACGCTCAGCTCGAAGCGCGCTGATGAAATCTGGCGTTACTCACGTGATCCCATTAAGGCGCCGCTGCTGCGCAAGTTGCAGAGTAAAGAGGAGCTCGCCGAAGAGGCCTGCTTTGCATTCGCTGCCATACTGAAGTATATGGGCGATCTGCCATCGAAGCGTCCACGTATGGGCAATGAAATAACCGATCACATTTTCGATGGACCGCTCAAACATGAAATTTTACGTGATGAAATCTATTGTCAAATCATGAAACAGTTAACGGACAATCGTAATCGTGTCTCAGAGGAACGTGGCTGGGAATTGATGTGGCTGGCTACCGGACTCTTCGCCTGCTCGCAAGGTTTGCTCAAAGAGTTGATGATGTTCTTGCGCACGCGTCGACATCCCATCTCACAGGACTCGATGCATCGTTTGCAGAAGACAATACGTAATGGCCAGCGCAAGTATCCGCCGCATCAGGTAGAAGTCGAGGCGATACAGCACAAAACTACACAAATTTTCCATAAAGTCTATTTCCCCGACGACACGGACGAAGCATTCGAGGTGGACTCTTCGACACGCGCAAAAGATTTCTGCCACAACATCTCGCAGCGTCTGTCATTGCGCACCAGTGAGGGTTTCTCGCTGTTCGTCAAGATCGCCGATAAAGTGATCTCCGTACCGGAGGGTGATTTCTTCTTTGACTTTGTACGTCATCTGACTGATTGGATTAAGAAGGCGCGTCCCATACGCGATGGCTCAAATCCGCAATTCACCTATCAAGTGTTCTTCATGAAGAAGTTGTGGACGAATACGGTGCCGGGCAAAGATCGCAATGCCGATCTGATATTCCACTATCATCAAGAGTTGCCGAAATTGTTGCGCGGCTATCATAAGTGCTCGCGCGAGGAGGCGGCCAAACTGGCAGCGCTGGTGTATCGCGTGCGCTACGGCGAGAACAAGCAGGAGTTGCAGGCCATACC acAAATGCTGCGCGAACTGATACCCTCCGATATTATGAAGATGCAAAGCACCAGCGAATGGAAGCGCGCCATTGTAGCTTCATACAATCAGGATGGTGGCATGAGCTCGGAGGATGCCAAAGTGGCATTTTTAAAGATCGTTTACAG ATGGCCCACATTCGGCTCCGCCTTCTTCGAGGTCAAACAAACGACTGAGCCGAATTACCCGGAAATGTTGCTCATTGCAATCAACAAGCATGGCGTCAGTCTTATACATCCAGTCACCAAG GACATTTTAATCACGCATCCATTTACGCGCATTTCCAATTGGTCCTCCGGCAACACCTACTTCCATATGACCATCGGCAATTTGGTGCGTGGCTCCAAGTTGCTATGTGAGACATCGTTGGGCTACAAAATGGATGATTTATTGACATCATATATATCACTTATGTTAACGAATATGAACAAAAATCGCACTATACGAGCAAATTAA